In Gemmatimonadota bacterium, the following proteins share a genomic window:
- a CDS encoding TraR/DksA C4-type zinc finger protein — MLKKAQLTHIEKRLLQERSRALRSLGLFDQMAKADRESHDSDLAAYTDHMADQGTEAMEREKAALFATKEGRYLYRIEEALRRLYNEPKKFGTCHTCGAEIGFERLDALPHARYCIDCKVREEESV; from the coding sequence ATGCTGAAAAAGGCGCAACTGACGCACATAGAGAAGCGGCTCCTCCAGGAGCGTTCTCGGGCGCTTCGCTCCCTGGGTCTCTTCGACCAGATGGCGAAGGCCGACCGCGAGTCCCACGATTCGGATCTCGCGGCGTACACGGATCACATGGCCGATCAGGGAACCGAGGCCATGGAGCGCGAGAAGGCGGCGCTCTTCGCCACTAAAGAGGGGCGGTACCTCTATCGCATCGAGGAAGCGCTCCGGCGCCTCTATAACGAGCCCAAGAAGTTCGGGACCTGCCACACCTGTGGGGCCGAGATCGGCTTCGAGCGGCTCGACGCCCTCCCCCACGCGCGCTATTGCATCGACTGCAAGGTCCGTGAAGAGGAGTCGGTCTAG
- a CDS encoding oxidative damage protection protein: protein MIHCRRCGEERPALENPPFRNERGKRILASICSACWGDWLKHQTLLINHYGLDPRDPKAREFLYSQVDDVLLGDGQAERVDGSERGMIEW from the coding sequence TTGATTCACTGCCGCCGTTGCGGCGAGGAACGCCCCGCCCTCGAGAACCCTCCCTTCCGAAACGAGCGAGGCAAACGAATCCTGGCCTCGATCTGCAGTGCCTGTTGGGGGGATTGGTTGAAACACCAGACCCTCCTCATCAACCATTACGGGCTCGACCCACGCGACCCGAAGGCCCGGGAATTTTTATACTCGCAGGTGGACGATGTCCTCCTCGGCGACGGCCAGGCCGAGCGGGTGGACGGCTCGGAGCGGGGCATGATCGAGTGGTAA